In Anaerobacillus sp. CMMVII, a single window of DNA contains:
- the rpsM gene encoding 30S ribosomal protein S13, translating to MARIAGVDIPRDKRVVVSLTYVFGIGRTRASQILAEAGVSEDTRVRDLTEEELGKIRDVIDGYKVEGDLRREISLNIKRLIEIGCYRGVRHRRGLPVRGQNSKNNARTRKGPRRTVANKKK from the coding sequence ATGGCACGTATTGCTGGTGTAGACATTCCTCGTGATAAGCGAGTGGTTGTGTCTTTAACATACGTATTCGGTATCGGTAGAACTAGAGCTTCTCAAATCCTTGCTGAAGCTGGAGTTTCAGAAGATACTCGTGTACGCGATCTAACAGAAGAAGAACTTGGTAAGATCCGTGATGTAATTGATGGATACAAAGTAGAAGGTGACCTTCGTCGTGAAATCTCATTAAACATCAAACGTTTAATCGAAATTGGTTGCTATCGTGGTGTTCGTCACCGTCGTGGTTTACCAGTTCGTGGACAAAATTCGAAAAACAATGCTCGTACACGTAAAGGACCTCGTCGTACTGTAGCAAACAAGAAGAAGTAA
- a CDS encoding DNA-directed RNA polymerase subunit alpha, which produces MIEIEKPKIETVEISADANYGKFVVEPLERGYGTTLGNSLRRILLSSLPGAAVTAVQIDGVLHEFSTIEGVVEDVTSIILNLKQLSLKIYSDEDKTLEIDIQGEGVVTAADITHDSDVDILNPDLHIATLSKGAHLHMRLTARRGRGYVPADGNKKEDLPIGVIPIDSIYTPVSRVNYQVENTRVGQVTNYDKLTLDVWTDGSIRPEEAVSIGAKILTEHLNIFVGLTDQAQNAEIMVEKEEDQKEKVLEMTIEELDLSVRSYNCLKRAGINTVQELTHKTEEDMMKVRNLGRKSLEEVQEKLGELGLGLRKED; this is translated from the coding sequence ATGATAGAAATTGAAAAACCAAAGATTGAAACGGTTGAAATCAGCGCCGATGCTAACTATGGGAAATTTGTTGTTGAGCCACTTGAACGTGGATACGGAACGACTCTAGGTAACTCTTTACGTCGTATTTTGCTATCATCATTACCAGGTGCAGCTGTAACAGCAGTCCAAATTGATGGAGTCTTACATGAATTCTCCACAATTGAAGGTGTCGTAGAGGATGTTACTTCAATCATTCTAAATTTAAAACAACTTTCTCTTAAAATCTATTCTGATGAAGATAAAACATTAGAAATTGATATTCAAGGAGAAGGCGTAGTTACAGCGGCAGATATTACACATGATAGCGATGTAGACATCTTAAATCCTGATTTGCATATTGCAACTCTATCAAAAGGTGCACATCTTCACATGCGTTTAACTGCACGTCGTGGACGCGGCTATGTTCCAGCTGATGGAAACAAGAAAGAAGACTTGCCTATTGGAGTAATTCCAATTGATTCTATTTACACTCCTGTATCTAGAGTTAACTATCAAGTGGAAAATACTCGTGTTGGGCAAGTAACAAACTATGACAAACTAACCCTTGATGTCTGGACAGATGGAAGCATTCGACCAGAAGAAGCTGTTTCTATTGGTGCAAAAATCTTAACAGAGCATTTAAATATTTTTGTCGGTCTTACTGACCAAGCGCAAAATGCTGAAATTATGGTAGAAAAAGAAGAAGATCAGAAGGAAAAAGTTTTAGAAATGACTATTGAAGAACTTGATCTTTCAGTTCGTTCTTATAACTGCCTAAAGCGTGCTGGTATTAATACTGTACAAGAATTAACTCACAAGACTGAAGAAGATATGATGAAAGTTCGTAACCTTGGACGTAAATCATTAGAAGAAGTTCAAGAAAAGCTTGGTGAGCTAGGACTAGGTCTTCGTAAAGAAGATTAA
- the infA gene encoding translation initiation factor IF-1: MAKEDVIEVEGTVIEPLPNAMFRVELENGHKILAHVSGKIRMHFIRILPGDKVTVELSPYDLTRGRITYRFK, translated from the coding sequence ATGGCCAAAGAAGATGTAATCGAGGTAGAAGGTACGGTCATTGAGCCGCTACCAAATGCCATGTTCCGAGTAGAGCTTGAAAATGGACATAAAATATTAGCTCATGTTTCAGGTAAAATTCGTATGCACTTTATTCGCATTTTACCAGGAGACAAAGTAACTGTTGAATTGTCACCGTATGACTTAACACGTGGGCGTATCACGTATCGTTTTAAATAA
- the map gene encoding type I methionyl aminopeptidase translates to MIICKTPRELDIMRVAGKIVALTHQELQKYIKPGITTKELDSIAEKFIRQHDAIPSFKGYNGFTGSICASVNEELVHGIPGDRLLKNGDIISIDIGAKYNGYHGDSAWTYAVGEISDETQKLLDVTEQSLYKGLEEAKPGERLSNISHAIQTYVESYGFSVVREYVGHGIGQNLHEDPQIPHFGPPNKGPRLKPGMVLAVEPMVNAGKRYVRTLPDNWTVVTTDGKMCAHFEHTIAIVETGYEILTKA, encoded by the coding sequence ATGATTATCTGTAAGACGCCTCGTGAACTAGACATTATGCGTGTTGCTGGTAAGATTGTTGCATTGACCCATCAAGAGTTACAAAAATATATTAAACCCGGCATTACTACAAAGGAATTAGATTCGATTGCTGAGAAGTTTATCAGGCAACATGATGCGATTCCATCTTTTAAAGGCTATAATGGATTTACCGGAAGTATTTGTGCTTCAGTCAATGAAGAGTTGGTTCACGGAATTCCAGGAGATCGACTATTAAAGAACGGTGATATCATTAGTATTGACATTGGTGCCAAGTATAATGGATATCATGGAGATTCTGCATGGACATATGCAGTGGGTGAAATTTCTGACGAAACACAGAAGCTTTTAGATGTGACTGAACAGTCCTTATATAAAGGACTTGAAGAAGCAAAGCCAGGTGAACGGTTATCAAATATCTCCCATGCAATACAAACATATGTAGAATCATATGGCTTCTCTGTAGTTCGTGAGTATGTTGGCCATGGTATTGGTCAAAACTTACATGAAGATCCACAAATTCCACACTTTGGACCTCCTAATAAAGGACCAAGGTTGAAGCCTGGAATGGTACTTGCAGTCGAACCGATGGTAAACGCAGGAAAACGCTATGTTCGGACACTTCCTGATAATTGGACGGTTGTAACTACTGATGGAAAGATGTGTGCTCATTTCGAACATACTATTGCAATTGTGGAGACAGGGTATGAAATTCTAACGAAAGCCTAG
- the rplQ gene encoding 50S ribosomal protein L17 translates to MAYAKLGRDSSARKALFRDLATDLIINERIETTEAKAKELRSIVEKMITLGKRGDLHARRQVASFVRREVADQESGQDAIQKLFADIAPRYEERQGGYTRILKLGPRRGDGAPMVIIELV, encoded by the coding sequence ATGGCATACGCAAAATTAGGCCGTGATAGCTCTGCTAGAAAGGCATTATTCCGTGATTTAGCAACGGATTTAATCATAAACGAAAGAATTGAAACTACTGAAGCTAAGGCTAAGGAACTTCGTTCTATCGTTGAAAAAATGATTACACTTGGAAAGCGTGGCGACCTTCATGCAAGACGTCAAGTTGCTTCTTTCGTTCGTCGTGAAGTAGCTGATCAAGAATCAGGTCAAGACGCAATTCAAAAGCTTTTCGCTGACATTGCTCCACGTTATGAAGAAAGACAAGGTGGATATACTCGCATTTTAAAACTTGGACCACGTCGTGGAGACGGCGCACCAATGGTTATTATCGAGTTAGTTTAA
- a CDS encoding energy-coupling factor ABC transporter ATP-binding protein encodes MEIKITNLEHIYMPKTPFEHRALTNVNIHIKSGQFVAIIGHTGSGKSTIVQHLNGLLKPTSGSVQIGQLLIEANKKNKELKQLRKNVGMVFQYPEHQLFDETVEKDIAFGPINFGVSKEEAFRLVKEVLPLVNLDESVLQKSPFDLSGGQKRRVAIAGVLASKPRVLVLDEPTAGLDPIGRKQMMELFLSLHKQEKVTTVLVTHNMEFAAMYADLVIVMDKGQVFMQGTPAEVFKSRQQLNEIGLDVPETVQLVQMLEEQFNTKLSANIFTKEQLVVAITQLLNGEV; translated from the coding sequence TTGGAAATTAAAATCACAAACCTAGAGCATATCTATATGCCGAAAACACCATTTGAACATCGTGCGTTAACAAACGTTAATATTCATATTAAATCTGGACAATTTGTAGCGATAATAGGCCATACAGGCTCAGGGAAGTCGACAATCGTACAGCATTTAAATGGGTTATTAAAACCAACTTCAGGGAGTGTTCAAATAGGCCAGCTCTTAATTGAAGCGAATAAGAAGAATAAAGAGTTAAAACAACTCCGCAAAAATGTAGGGATGGTATTTCAATATCCTGAACATCAACTCTTCGATGAAACAGTAGAAAAGGATATTGCGTTCGGTCCTATTAACTTCGGTGTTTCGAAAGAAGAGGCTTTCCGGCTTGTAAAGGAAGTTCTACCTTTAGTAAATCTAGACGAAAGTGTCTTGCAAAAATCCCCCTTTGATTTAAGTGGAGGGCAAAAACGTCGAGTGGCAATTGCTGGAGTTTTGGCAAGTAAGCCACGTGTCCTTGTTTTGGACGAACCTACCGCTGGCTTAGATCCAATTGGTAGAAAGCAAATGATGGAGTTATTTCTAAGTCTTCATAAGCAGGAGAAAGTAACCACGGTGCTAGTCACACATAATATGGAGTTTGCAGCGATGTATGCTGATTTAGTTATCGTTATGGACAAAGGACAAGTATTCATGCAAGGGACTCCTGCGGAAGTGTTTAAATCACGGCAACAACTAAATGAAATTGGATTAGATGTTCCTGAGACTGTTCAACTTGTGCAAATGTTAGAAGAGCAGTTTAATACAAAACTTTCTGCTAATATCTTTACCAAAGAACAGCTTGTAGTGGCTATAACCCAGTTGCTTAATGGGGAGGTCTAA
- the rplM gene encoding 50S ribosomal protein L13 codes for MRTTYMAKPNETDRKWYVIDAEGQTLGRLASEVASILRGKNKPTFTPHVDTGDNVIIINAEKIHLTGKKLTDKIYYRHSNHPGGLKQRTALEMRTNRPTQMIELAVKGMLPKNTLGRKQGMKLHVYAGSEHPHQAQQPEVYELRG; via the coding sequence ATGCGTACAACATATATGGCAAAGCCAAACGAAACTGATCGTAAATGGTACGTTATCGACGCTGAAGGTCAAACTTTAGGTCGTTTAGCTAGTGAAGTAGCCTCTATCCTTCGTGGTAAAAATAAACCAACATTTACTCCACACGTGGATACAGGAGATAACGTAATTATCATCAATGCTGAAAAAATTCATTTAACTGGTAAGAAGTTAACGGACAAGATTTACTACCGTCATTCTAACCACCCTGGTGGATTAAAGCAAAGAACTGCACTTGAAATGCGTACAAACCGTCCAACTCAAATGATCGAGTTAGCGGTAAAAGGAATGCTTCCTAAAAACACTTTAGGTCGTAAGCAAGGCATGAAATTACATGTATATGCTGGTAGTGAACATCCACACCAAGCTCAACAACCAGAAGTTTACGAACTTCGCGGTTAA
- the truA gene encoding tRNA pseudouridine(38-40) synthase TruA, producing MKRIKCKIAYDGTFFNGFQIQPKGRTIQGEIEKGIQKLHKGTYVKIFASGRTDTFVHAKGQIFHFDTPMEIPIERWYNAIQTVLPSDISVIEVTEVDDHFHARFDVVSKEYRYFVQRGRRMDVFRRNYRYFYPYQLSVDKMEEAAKLILGTHDFTSFCSAKTDKEDKVRTIYSIEIVETEDELEFRFVGDGFLRNMVRILVGTILEVGRGRRQPEDMTLVLKSKDRERAGHTAPGHGLFLWEVNYQ from the coding sequence ATGAAAAGAATTAAATGTAAGATCGCTTATGATGGTACTTTCTTCAATGGCTTTCAAATTCAGCCTAAGGGAAGGACAATTCAAGGAGAAATTGAAAAGGGAATACAAAAACTTCATAAGGGTACTTATGTGAAAATATTTGCCTCTGGAAGAACAGACACGTTTGTTCATGCAAAAGGGCAGATCTTTCATTTTGACACGCCGATGGAAATCCCAATTGAACGTTGGTATAATGCGATCCAAACGGTATTACCAAGTGATATATCGGTAATAGAAGTTACTGAGGTCGATGACCATTTTCATGCTCGTTTTGATGTTGTCAGTAAAGAATATCGTTATTTTGTTCAACGTGGGCGGCGGATGGATGTCTTTAGACGAAACTATCGCTATTTTTACCCTTACCAATTATCGGTAGATAAAATGGAAGAAGCTGCAAAACTCATTTTAGGAACGCATGATTTTACGTCATTTTGTTCTGCAAAGACAGATAAAGAAGACAAAGTAAGAACGATCTATTCTATTGAGATCGTTGAGACAGAGGACGAACTTGAGTTTCGCTTTGTAGGAGACGGTTTTCTGCGAAATATGGTCAGAATTCTGGTCGGTACAATTCTTGAAGTAGGCCGGGGAAGGCGTCAACCTGAAGATATGACTCTAGTACTAAAAAGTAAAGATCGAGAGCGCGCAGGTCATACCGCGCCTGGTCACGGACTGTTTTTATGGGAAGTTAATTATCAATAA
- the rpsK gene encoding 30S ribosomal protein S11: MAKGKTTRPKRRARKNIEAGVAHIRSTFNNTIVTITDTQGNAISWASAGGLGFKGSRKSTPFAAQMAAESAGKAAMEHGMKTLEVSVKGPGAGREAAIRSLQAVGLEVSMIRDVTPVPHNGCRPPKRRRV, translated from the coding sequence ATGGCAAAAGGTAAAACAACTCGTCCTAAACGTCGCGCTCGTAAAAATATTGAAGCTGGTGTTGCTCACATCCGCTCAACGTTTAACAATACAATCGTGACAATCACTGACACACAAGGAAACGCAATTTCTTGGGCTAGTGCTGGTGGATTAGGATTTAAAGGATCTCGTAAGTCAACTCCGTTCGCAGCTCAAATGGCAGCAGAATCTGCTGGTAAAGCAGCAATGGAACATGGCATGAAGACACTTGAAGTTTCTGTTAAAGGACCAGGCGCTGGTCGTGAAGCAGCTATTCGTTCATTACAAGCAGTAGGACTTGAAGTAAGCATGATCCGTGACGTTACTCCAGTTCCACATAATGGCTGCCGTCCACCAAAACGTCGTCGCGTGTAA
- a CDS encoding energy-coupling factor ABC transporter ATP-binding protein yields MSNELISIKNLSFKYDEDEQENILKNISLSINKGEWVSIVGHNGSGKSTLAKFLNGLLVPSNPNTVMVEGMDTVAEEQVWEVRKKVGMVFQNPDNQMVATIVRDDVAFGLENIGIERAEMLERIDWAIHKVKMENYLNHEPHRLSGGQKQRVAIAGIIAMRPTVLILDEATSMLDPMGRQEVLETIWQLNKNDGITIINITHDLEETIHSDKIFVMNKGEISTQGTPLEVFQENNKLVEAGLELPFSLQIQTRLAAQGITLASVCLTKEGLVNELWKLKSQT; encoded by the coding sequence TTGAGTAATGAACTGATATCTATTAAAAATCTATCATTTAAATATGATGAAGATGAACAAGAAAATATCTTAAAGAATATTTCTTTATCTATTAATAAAGGCGAATGGGTGTCGATCGTTGGTCATAATGGATCTGGGAAATCGACGTTAGCAAAATTCCTTAACGGACTATTAGTCCCGTCTAACCCTAATACTGTTATGGTTGAGGGGATGGACACAGTAGCCGAGGAGCAAGTTTGGGAAGTGCGAAAAAAAGTAGGGATGGTGTTTCAAAATCCTGATAACCAAATGGTAGCAACAATCGTTCGTGATGATGTTGCTTTTGGTTTAGAAAATATAGGTATTGAGCGCGCTGAGATGCTTGAAAGAATTGATTGGGCCATACATAAGGTGAAAATGGAGAACTATTTAAATCACGAACCACATCGCCTCTCAGGAGGTCAAAAACAGCGAGTAGCGATTGCTGGTATCATTGCCATGCGTCCAACTGTTTTAATCCTAGATGAGGCTACGTCGATGTTAGACCCTATGGGGCGACAAGAGGTACTTGAAACGATTTGGCAATTAAACAAAAATGACGGGATAACGATCATTAACATTACCCATGATTTAGAAGAAACAATTCATTCCGATAAAATCTTTGTTATGAACAAAGGGGAAATATCTACACAAGGTACACCTCTTGAGGTTTTTCAGGAGAATAATAAATTAGTTGAAGCTGGTCTTGAGTTACCTTTTTCTTTGCAAATACAAACGAGACTAGCTGCTCAAGGAATTACTTTAGCATCGGTATGTTTAACAAAGGAAGGTTTGGTGAATGAACTTTGGAAATTAAAATCACAAACCTAG
- a CDS encoding KOW domain-containing RNA-binding protein, with the protein MMDPDSVPRIGQIVRILKGRDAGGVACIIHIVDSRFVLIADGDKRKVDRSKKKNVNHLELFDFISPEVKNSIEQTGRVTNAKLRHAISTFMNDNNFLMEGE; encoded by the coding sequence ATGATGGATCCTGATTCGGTACCGCGTATAGGTCAAATTGTACGAATTTTAAAAGGCAGAGATGCTGGTGGTGTAGCATGTATTATTCATATTGTAGATTCTCGTTTCGTCCTTATTGCTGATGGTGATAAACGAAAAGTTGATCGATCAAAGAAAAAGAATGTCAATCACTTAGAATTATTTGACTTTATTTCTCCAGAAGTAAAAAATAGTATTGAACAAACGGGTCGTGTAACCAATGCGAAGTTGCGACATGCAATTTCCACTTTTATGAACGATAACAATTTCCTGATGGAAGGAGAGTAA
- the rpmJ gene encoding 50S ribosomal protein L36, whose protein sequence is MKVRPSVKPICEKCKVIRRKGTVMVICENPKHKQKQG, encoded by the coding sequence ATGAAGGTAAGACCATCAGTCAAACCGATTTGTGAAAAATGCAAAGTAATCCGTCGAAAAGGTACGGTTATGGTTATTTGCGAAAACCCTAAGCATAAACAAAAACAAGGTTAA
- a CDS encoding energy-coupling factor transporter transmembrane protein EcfT, translating into MFQNIIIGQYIAGNSVIHRLDARSKLTATFLFVIIVFLANNWITYGVLFVAVVATIIISKVSPRYIYRGMKPIFLLVILMFILHGLMTKEGELLFSIGWFDIYLGGIIQGLFIALRLLLLIMMTTLLTLTTAPIELTDGLENIFGPLRRIHVPVHELALMISISLRFIPTLLQETEKIMKAQMARGVDFSGGTITNRVKAVIPLLVPLFMQSFRRAEDLATAMEARGYRGGEGRTKLRELQWMFKDTLAIILILALGFMLYILRS; encoded by the coding sequence ATGTTTCAAAATATTATCATAGGTCAGTATATAGCAGGTAATTCAGTTATACATAGACTTGATGCCAGATCTAAGTTGACGGCTACCTTCCTTTTTGTAATTATTGTTTTTTTAGCTAATAATTGGATTACTTATGGAGTTCTTTTTGTCGCTGTAGTAGCTACGATTATTATTTCTAAAGTTTCCCCAAGGTACATTTATCGAGGAATGAAACCTATTTTTTTGTTGGTTATTCTCATGTTTATTCTTCATGGACTAATGACTAAAGAAGGGGAGCTACTTTTTTCAATTGGCTGGTTTGATATCTATCTAGGTGGGATTATTCAGGGGTTATTTATTGCTTTACGATTATTATTGTTGATTATGATGACAACACTATTAACGTTAACAACAGCCCCGATTGAACTGACAGATGGTTTAGAAAATATCTTTGGTCCACTGCGGAGGATACATGTTCCCGTTCATGAGCTAGCATTAATGATTTCGATTTCGCTACGATTTATCCCGACACTACTTCAAGAAACAGAAAAAATCATGAAGGCCCAAATGGCAAGAGGAGTGGACTTCTCAGGCGGTACAATTACCAATCGAGTAAAAGCAGTAATTCCCCTCTTGGTTCCATTATTTATGCAATCATTCCGCCGGGCTGAGGATTTAGCAACGGCAATGGAAGCGCGTGGATATCGGGGTGGTGAGGGTAGAACGAAATTAAGGGAGCTTCAATGGATGTTTAAAGATACCTTGGCTATTATCCTGATTTTAGCCTTAGGTTTTATGCTGTATATATTAAGGTCATAA